One stretch of Punica granatum isolate Tunisia-2019 chromosome 5, ASM765513v2, whole genome shotgun sequence DNA includes these proteins:
- the LOC116207340 gene encoding probable carbohydrate esterase At4g34215 — protein MGQPVTRIGPAMPFSKRILEQNPKYGTIELVPCALNGSSISRWQRGRDVYGNMTARAEAAVKNGGKIEALLWWQGGADSDNIDKAHKYKEDLTKSFQDIRADLKLPELLIIQVVILYWIDPRGTVVIERPKCGERRPPCPALGS, from the exons ATGGGACAACCCGTTACGCGAATCGGGCCTGCGATGCCATTTTCCAAGAGGATCCTGGAACAAAACCCGAAGTACGGAACTATTGAGCTCGTCCCATGTGCGCTGAATGGGAGCAGCATAAGCAGGTGGCAGCGGGGGCGGGACGTGTACGGAAACATGACGGCGAGAGCTGAGGCAGCAGTGAAGAACGGCGGCAAGATCGAAGCGCTCCTGTGGTGGCAGGGCGGAGCAGATTCGGATAACATAGACAAAGCACACAAATACAAGGAGGACCTGACCAAGTCCTTCCAAGACATCCGAGCCGATCTCAAGTTGCCGGAGCTCCTGATTATCCAG GTCGTGATACTTTACTGGATTGATCCAAGAGGCACAGTTGTCATTGAACGTCCCAAATGTGGAGAACGTCGACCCCCATGTCCTGCCCTTGGAAGCTGA
- the LOC116209299 gene encoding transcription factor BIM2 isoform X2 → MVRPPRSSFPEEDLEEEEEEEEEEEEEEPYYGEDFTPCHDSSSRKGEAGKVDGKKGSTNTPRSKHSETEQRRRSKINERFQVLRDLIPQNDQKRDKASFLLEVIEYIHFLQEKLQMYEGPYHGYNQERTKLTPWRNNSGNVDSHVEAAQVMRNGTNHENNVMVNPGMRTATQNSLEPDIENATVPMQMQSNMFASVERGGVSGLALQPLPSIGNMTSHPQPQLWPSTPFAAERVMPNNSLNEDEQLHIENGPESLSSAYSQGLLNMLTQALQNSGMDLSQASISVQIDVGKRADVAAAGTSTGSQV, encoded by the exons ATGGTGAGGCCCCCGAGGAGTTCTTTCCCCGAGGAGGacttggaagaagaagaagaagaagaagaagaagaagaagaagaagagcccTACTATGGGGAAGACTTCACTCCCTGCCACGATTCATCTTCCCGCAAAG GGGAGGCAGGGAAGGTCGATGGGAAGAAGGGGAGCACGAATACGCCGCGGTCAAAGCATTCCGAGACCGAGCAGCGGCGGAGGAGCAAGATCAATGAGAG GTTTCAGGTCCTAAGAGATCTTATACCCCAAAATGATCAAAAAAGAGACAAGGCCTCATTCTTGTTAGAG GTTATAGAGTACATTCATTTTTTACAGGAGAAGTTACAAATGTACGAGGGACCCTACCATGGATATAACCAAGAACGAACTAAACTGACACCATGG AGAAACAACAGTGGGAATGTAGACAGTCATGTTGAAGCTGCTCAAGTCATGAGAAATGGTACAAATCACGAGAACAATGTCATGGTGAATCCGGGGATGCGAACAGCTACGCAAAATTCTTTGGAACCTGATATTGAGAATGCAACAGTACCTATGCAGATGCAGTCAAACATGTTTGCTTCAGTTGAAAGGGGTGGTGTATCCGGACTTGCATTACAACCCCTTCCTAGTATTGGGAACATGACTTCCCATCCTCAGCCTCAATTGTGGCCGAGCACGCCATTTGCAGCTGAGCGTGTCATGCCTAACAATTCACTAAATGAAGACGAGCAGTTACACATCGAAAATGGACCTGAGAGCCTCTCAAGTGCCTATTCCCAGGG GTTATTGAATATGCTGACCCAAGCGCTGCAAAATTCTGGGATGGACTTGTCGCAGGCCAGCATTTCCGTGCAAATTGATGTAGGGAAACGAGCAGATGTAGCGGCAGCTGGTACCTCCACCGGTTCACAGGTCTAA
- the LOC116207779 gene encoding probable disease resistance protein RF9: MIVTSIAPVLSASKILLQYLLTAEVIPLFEVKGQVAALTKQFEDLCSCLSQAIQDGQNKHVVSKAMRVLYDCEDIIDTYKVRRSLRNPLLRLKMLHEVANRIAEIHPMLAEAAQACSVPPPSSPSLPSSSSPPPSFPDILPNVCIGREDSVEEIVHALLEMPSSTSSHVVSIFGIAGLGKTTLAKRVLSHPQVRSGFQGFAWVCMSHGTTTRDLAAEILCSVSPDLTAEEVLKMEETVIIDRLRKVQLNRKCLVVLDDLRSQADWERISHAFSLREGPSRLLVTTRNRTLSLHIDSTRLYDHWLRFLSEEDSFDLLMRIINRPETEEFAVSNCCCSGLDADMEDSARKLLKLCGGLPLAISTIGGILSRRSTLTDWEDIRKNFGQTLRHLDEGRALCKVVLDQCYDELDSKLKPFVLYLGLFPQGAEITGKQLFNLWTAEKFYLPRKKLLVKDKFDSTLELKPLVDSGIVLVEEDKPTKRIKSYRLNNFIRELCILKAREEELLLVLDLQSSKDPVKAIASSGLKDCSKIQRLSVLLGRDAKRDSCLGNILKAKSALDLRTLFLFEEKRCEGRNWKQMGKLFEKCKHLRVLMVEGLESVEGSLPGSIGDLFQLRYLSFKNTQVECLPQSLRNLKSVKTLDLRVRCTPTSPAIIVPDVLQEMKRLKRLYLPRHFTTTDDKEKLRLYHLKKLRTLKNFSSSKCEESDLAELTSLKKLTVICSVEEVDRFSSFATDDKITFKHIPSQ, translated from the exons ATGATAGTCACGTCTATCGCCCCTGTCCTATCTGCATCGAAGATACTTCTCCAATATCTGCTTACTGCAGAGGTGATACCTCTTTTCGAGGTTAAGGGTCAGGTCGCTGCCCTCACGAAACAATTTGAGGACCTCTGCAGCTGCCTGTCGCAAGCGATACAGGACGGACAGAACAAACATGTGGTCTCCAAAGCTATGCGCGTTCTCTACGACTGCGAAGACATTATCGATACTTACAAGGTCAGAAGAAGCTTGAGGAATCCGTTGCTCAGGCTGAAGATGCTGCATGAGGTCGCGAACCGAATCGCAGAAATTCACCCCATGCTCGCTGAAGCTGCTCAAGCGTGTAGCGTGCCACCTCCATCATCCCCCAGTCTTCCATCATCCTCCAGTCCACCTCCATCGTTCCCTGATATTCTTCCGAACGTTTGTATCGGGAGAGAAGACAGCGTGGAAGAGATCGTGCACGCGCTCCTGGAGATGCCATCCTCCACGTCCAGTCATGTGGTTTCTATCTTTGGGATAGCTGGGCTCGGAAAGACCACTCTGGCCAAGAGAGTCCTCTCTCACCCTCAAGTACGCTCTGGCTTTCAAGGATTTGCCTGGGTCTGCATGTCCCACGGAACGACCACCAGAGACTTAGCTGCAGAGATTTTGTGCAGTGTCTCCCCGGACCTGACAGCCGAGGAAGTCCTCAAGATGGAGGAGACGGTTATAATCGATAGGCTGCGCAAGGTCCAGCTAAACAGGAAGTGCCTCGTGGTTCTGGATGATCTCCGAAGTCAAGCAGACTGGGAACGGATAAGCCATGCATTCTCTTTGCGTGAAGGACCGAGTAGGTTGCTGGTAACCACCCGGAATAGGACATTATCCCTGCACATAGACTCAACTAGGCTGTACGATCACTGGCTCCGTTTCTTGTCCGAGGAGGATAGCTTCGACCTCCTGATGCGGATAATCAACCGTCCCGAAACGGAAG AATTTGCTGTTTCGAATTGTTGTTGTTCAGGCCTGGACGCGGACATGGAGGATTCAGCAAGAAAATTGCTCAAGCTCTGTGGAGGATTACCCTTAGCTATCTCCACTATCGGTGGCATTCTATCTAGGAGAAGCACCCTAACTGATTGGGAGGATATCCGGAAGAACTTTGGCCAAACCCTGAGGCATTTGGATGAAGGCCGGGCGTTATGCAAGGTGGTGCTAGATCAATGCTACGATGAGCTGGACTCTAAGCTAAAGCCCTTCGTGCTCTACCTTGGCCTCTTTCCTCAAGGAGCCGAAATCACTGGAAAACAGCTCTTCAACTTGTGGACTGCAGAAAAGTTCTACTTGCCTCGCAAAAAGCTGCTTGTCAAGGATAAATTCGATTCAACTTTAGAACTAAAACCTCTGGTCGACTCGGGTATCGTTCTGGTAGAAGAGGATAAGCCGACCAAACGGATCAAGAGTTACCGCCTTAATAATTTCATCCGAGAATTATGCATCTTAAAGGCACGCGAGGAGGAGCTCTTGCTTGTTCTCGACCTACAGAGCAGCAAGGATCCAGTAAAGGCAATTGCTTCTTCGGGATTGAAAGATTGCAGCAAAATCCAGAGGCTATCTGTGCTTCTAGGCAGAGATGCTAAACGAGACTCCTGTCTCGGAAACATACTGAAGGCAAAGAGTGCTCTTGACCTGCGAACTCTTTTCTTGTTCGAAGAGAAACGGTGTGAAGGAAGGAACTGGAAGCAGATGGGCAAATTGTTCGAGAAATGCAAGCATCTGAGGGTCCTAATGGTTGAAGGGTTAGAGTCAGTGGAGGGGTCCCTTCCAGGATCAATAGGAGATCTTTTCCAATTAAGGTACCTCAGCTTTAAGAACACTCAAGTCGAATGCCTACCCCAGTCATTGCGCAACCTCAAGAGTGTCAAGACCTTGGATCTACgggtgagatgtacccccacaTCTCCAGCAATCATCGTCCCCGATGTCCTGCAGGAAATGAAACGGCTGAAACGTCTTTACCTCCCTCGACATTTCACCACCACTGATGACAAGGAAAAGCTGAGATTGTACCACCTGAAGAAGCTTCGGACCCTGAAAAACTTCAGTTCATCAAAGTGCGAAGAGAGTGACTTAGCTGAACTGACCTCTCTCAAAAAACTTACTGTGATTTGCTCTGTGGAAGAAGTTGATCGGTTTTCGAGCTTTGCTACAGATGATAAGATTACGTTCAAGCACATCCCTTCTCAGTGA
- the LOC116209299 gene encoding transcription factor BIM2 isoform X1, which translates to MVRPPRSSFPEEDLEEEEEEEEEEEEEEPYYGEDFTPCHDSSSRKGEAGKVDGKKGSTNTPRSKHSETEQRRRSKINERFQVLRDLIPQNDQKRDKASFLLEVIEYIHFLQEKLQMYEGPYHGYNQERTKLTPWRNNSGNVDSHVEAAQVMRNGTNHENNVMVNPGMRTATQNSLEPDIENATVPMQMQSNMFASVERGGVSGLALQPLPSIGNMTSHPQPQLWPSTPFAAERVMPNNSLNEDEQLHIENGPESLSSAYSQGLLNMLTQALQNSGMDLSQASISVQIDVGKRADVAAAGTSTGSQDHENHQPGSEAAVHGGDRSNGEEWDDQPHKKLRTQS; encoded by the exons ATGGTGAGGCCCCCGAGGAGTTCTTTCCCCGAGGAGGacttggaagaagaagaagaagaagaagaagaagaagaagaagaagagcccTACTATGGGGAAGACTTCACTCCCTGCCACGATTCATCTTCCCGCAAAG GGGAGGCAGGGAAGGTCGATGGGAAGAAGGGGAGCACGAATACGCCGCGGTCAAAGCATTCCGAGACCGAGCAGCGGCGGAGGAGCAAGATCAATGAGAG GTTTCAGGTCCTAAGAGATCTTATACCCCAAAATGATCAAAAAAGAGACAAGGCCTCATTCTTGTTAGAG GTTATAGAGTACATTCATTTTTTACAGGAGAAGTTACAAATGTACGAGGGACCCTACCATGGATATAACCAAGAACGAACTAAACTGACACCATGG AGAAACAACAGTGGGAATGTAGACAGTCATGTTGAAGCTGCTCAAGTCATGAGAAATGGTACAAATCACGAGAACAATGTCATGGTGAATCCGGGGATGCGAACAGCTACGCAAAATTCTTTGGAACCTGATATTGAGAATGCAACAGTACCTATGCAGATGCAGTCAAACATGTTTGCTTCAGTTGAAAGGGGTGGTGTATCCGGACTTGCATTACAACCCCTTCCTAGTATTGGGAACATGACTTCCCATCCTCAGCCTCAATTGTGGCCGAGCACGCCATTTGCAGCTGAGCGTGTCATGCCTAACAATTCACTAAATGAAGACGAGCAGTTACACATCGAAAATGGACCTGAGAGCCTCTCAAGTGCCTATTCCCAGGG GTTATTGAATATGCTGACCCAAGCGCTGCAAAATTCTGGGATGGACTTGTCGCAGGCCAGCATTTCCGTGCAAATTGATGTAGGGAAACGAGCAGATGTAGCGGCAGCTGGTACCTCCACCGGTTCACAG GATCATGAAAATCACCAACCGGGTAGTGAAGCAGCTGTGCATGGTGGAGATAGAAGCAATGGCGAGGAATGGGATGATCAGCCTCATAAGAAGCTGAGAACACAAAGCTAG